The following are encoded together in the Falsibacillus albus genome:
- a CDS encoding dynamin family protein: MFKDSAAKSIKTVIANKNRQVMKNRMRNHFQRLQSDINQILDDINFETGNENAKLVHPIIDELKALNFKMIQLTEGLDKTFELFVVGMGNYGKSTLINALLEQEVADMDVRPKTWKVDVYDATLSDDTCLIVYRDGGSEHRSLEETKIFLEEEENKTKRSRQLVKSELKKVLSELKTKEAVKETEEYLKKEFLYQSDVVEVRWPINPTYLSKRFMVVDTPGLVQENLSGDTIVSVQKYYHQADGVIWILDATKLASKKSKDMVNELEKSLSKIGGKTDNIIAVLNRIDLVRKNGGEEAEQKVLDEANKHFGKYFENFICISAKQAFNGIMKRDKQQRSESGIDSLINAVDANFYENAQKVQLQSRELSYKQIIREVTEDSYIIKAYMQRLRKEQEEYIERKESIINRFNRIGQNYKSEFENITSSFLDSVEIRVNNHAQVLFDFETDREREEYIKDYLFCLDEFQTKLEKFHKFWLEEIVTSMNQLAAETVFTEYKHIDPEAINKMFKEINMMSKNNISYSLDSADIQTENLSLASGAGIAAIGGLIFGPFGLLLAGITSFLGVNKGIAKLFKSGNLKRKLNETIQRHVKDIKKSILDDLECKNKEAKGNVLNEFIQSFQMLHGPYESSLKIEKSLNDLYKAVERPIIYPDIKSLIVYENKKILA, encoded by the coding sequence GTGTTTAAGGATTCCGCTGCCAAATCTATCAAGACTGTTATAGCCAATAAGAACAGGCAAGTCATGAAAAATAGAATGAGAAACCATTTTCAACGTCTGCAAAGTGACATCAATCAAATATTAGATGACATTAACTTTGAAACAGGGAATGAAAATGCAAAGCTTGTACATCCGATCATTGATGAATTAAAGGCGTTAAACTTTAAAATGATTCAATTAACGGAAGGTCTTGATAAAACCTTTGAATTGTTTGTTGTAGGAATGGGGAATTACGGAAAATCCACTTTAATCAACGCTTTACTCGAACAGGAAGTAGCGGATATGGATGTAAGGCCAAAAACCTGGAAAGTGGATGTGTATGACGCGACGCTCTCTGATGATACGTGCTTGATCGTTTATCGCGATGGCGGATCGGAGCATAGGTCCCTTGAGGAGACGAAAATCTTCCTTGAAGAAGAAGAGAATAAGACGAAACGCAGTAGACAATTAGTGAAATCAGAATTGAAAAAGGTTTTGTCGGAATTGAAGACGAAAGAAGCGGTAAAGGAAACGGAAGAATATCTAAAGAAAGAGTTTTTATATCAATCAGATGTGGTGGAAGTAAGGTGGCCGATCAACCCCACTTATTTATCCAAAAGGTTTATGGTGGTCGATACTCCTGGTCTGGTCCAGGAAAATCTATCTGGAGATACGATTGTCAGTGTCCAAAAATATTATCATCAAGCTGACGGCGTGATCTGGATATTGGATGCAACGAAATTAGCGTCCAAAAAGTCCAAAGATATGGTTAACGAATTAGAGAAGTCTTTGAGCAAGATCGGTGGAAAAACAGACAATATCATAGCTGTTTTGAACCGGATCGATTTAGTTCGAAAAAATGGCGGTGAAGAAGCGGAACAAAAGGTACTCGACGAGGCGAATAAACATTTCGGCAAGTACTTTGAAAATTTTATATGCATTTCAGCCAAACAGGCTTTTAACGGGATCATGAAACGGGACAAGCAGCAAAGAAGTGAAAGCGGGATCGATTCATTAATCAATGCGGTTGATGCCAACTTCTACGAAAATGCCCAGAAGGTGCAATTACAGAGTCGAGAACTGAGTTATAAACAAATTATCCGTGAGGTTACAGAGGATTCTTACATAATAAAAGCTTACATGCAGAGATTGAGAAAAGAACAAGAAGAGTACATAGAAAGAAAAGAATCCATTATCAATAGGTTCAATAGGATCGGCCAAAATTACAAATCGGAATTCGAAAATATTACATCTTCATTTCTTGATAGTGTCGAAATTCGAGTGAACAATCATGCGCAAGTTTTATTTGATTTTGAAACAGATCGAGAGAGAGAGGAGTATATAAAAGATTATCTATTTTGTCTTGATGAATTCCAGACAAAGTTGGAAAAGTTCCATAAATTTTGGCTGGAGGAGATCGTAACCTCGATGAACCAACTAGCAGCAGAGACTGTCTTTACGGAATATAAACATATAGATCCCGAGGCCATTAATAAAATGTTTAAAGAAATAAACATGATGTCAAAAAATAATATTTCATACAGTCTCGACTCAGCAGATATTCAAACGGAAAATCTAAGTTTGGCTTCCGGGGCAGGGATTGCGGCCATCGGCGGCTTGATTTTTGGACCGTTTGGATTACTGTTGGCTGGTATAACAAGTTTCTTGGGGGTTAATAAAGGAATTGCGAAATTATTTAAAAGCGGCAATTTAAAAAGGAAATTAAATGAGACTATACAACGTCATGTGAAGGATATCAAAAAATCAATTCTTGATGATCTGGAATGCAAAAATAAAGAAGCTAAAGGAAACGTATTAAATGAGTTCATCCAGTCTTTCCAGATGCTTCACGGTCCTTATGAGTCAAGTTTGAAAATAGAAAAGTCTCTTAATGATCTTTATAAAGCCGTTGAAAGACCCATTATTTATCCAGACATTAAGTCGTTGATCGTTTACGAGAATAAGAAAATATTAGCATAA
- a CDS encoding dynamin family protein yields the protein MSDFQKLLKAKVSMDHSPLKKLQKSAVAAPVIIDHKLFNDESRKMDKLIENMDSSLKVVIMGEVKAGKSTLLNSFAGRNISPMDISEATGSIIEIKYHPEPYGKIILRDSIIEDKPDKIFDELQNNNNNQEFFKTCEGIEFGFPISNLKDFTLVDTPGLETITEDNSNRTKEYIAKTDVVIWVFNGHHLGQADVEEALIEVNRFGKPIIAVINRIDEIDEDPEVLIDYLDDEIGMFVEEIIAVSAFKANNAVLSGDDSLLTESGFQSLLEYIGDNISSNSEQVKKDVVINSAQVLLNRDLLIHEEYIKTIEFLQAQMEEIKNKVKMSSSRIHDNVLYQFENWYQNEFLSDEAEELKNIIKQSGYFQLKNDKKEVECKLQSIFSEENINNKLSERIKDMDKTYINEWKVAVDKIKREIQVEINDFKIEAEKELELKLKHNNKLNDGDSDFLSGASKGALLGGATGAASAFYAAALGPAAATVTAGMALSAFMPPMLLIGGTIGVVSAALKFKSEKSMAEKNIDDIFKNAKQQFKKELFNSISEKYVKQDEQILEKIDALLINSFANGVSTAQIVFLKMKLEKYLFEVKKHIEELKLIEV from the coding sequence ATGAGCGATTTTCAGAAGTTATTAAAGGCAAAAGTATCAATGGATCATTCCCCATTAAAAAAGTTACAAAAAAGTGCGGTAGCTGCTCCAGTGATTATTGATCACAAATTGTTTAACGATGAGTCCAGAAAAATGGATAAGTTAATCGAGAACATGGATTCATCGCTAAAAGTCGTCATTATGGGGGAAGTAAAAGCCGGTAAATCAACGTTATTAAACTCGTTTGCCGGCAGAAACATTTCTCCGATGGATATTTCTGAGGCGACAGGTTCCATCATTGAAATCAAGTATCACCCCGAGCCATATGGAAAAATCATCTTAAGGGATTCAATCATAGAAGATAAACCGGACAAAATATTTGATGAGCTGCAAAACAATAATAACAACCAGGAGTTTTTCAAAACATGTGAAGGCATTGAATTTGGTTTTCCGATTTCGAACCTGAAAGATTTCACATTGGTAGATACTCCCGGATTGGAAACCATCACAGAGGATAATTCCAATCGTACAAAAGAATACATAGCTAAAACCGATGTTGTGATTTGGGTCTTTAATGGTCATCATCTAGGTCAGGCGGATGTCGAAGAGGCATTGATCGAAGTGAATCGTTTCGGCAAACCGATCATTGCGGTCATAAATCGGATCGATGAAATCGATGAGGATCCGGAGGTCTTGATTGATTATTTAGATGATGAAATCGGGATGTTTGTGGAAGAGATTATAGCCGTTTCTGCTTTCAAAGCAAACAATGCGGTCCTGTCAGGCGACGACAGTTTATTAACTGAATCCGGCTTCCAATCATTGCTTGAATATATAGGCGATAATATAAGTTCTAATTCGGAACAAGTAAAAAAAGATGTCGTCATCAACTCGGCGCAGGTCTTATTGAATCGTGATCTTCTCATTCATGAAGAATATATCAAAACGATTGAATTTTTACAGGCGCAAATGGAAGAAATAAAAAATAAAGTGAAAATGTCCAGCTCCAGAATTCATGATAATGTACTATACCAGTTTGAAAATTGGTACCAAAATGAATTTCTATCAGATGAAGCGGAAGAGCTGAAAAATATAATAAAACAATCCGGTTATTTCCAATTAAAGAATGATAAGAAAGAAGTAGAGTGTAAGCTTCAATCCATTTTCTCTGAAGAAAATATAAATAACAAATTAAGTGAGAGAATTAAGGATATGGATAAAACCTATATCAATGAATGGAAAGTAGCCGTCGATAAGATAAAACGGGAAATCCAAGTCGAAATAAATGATTTCAAAATTGAAGCTGAAAAAGAACTGGAATTAAAACTTAAACACAACAATAAGTTAAATGATGGAGATTCGGACTTTCTAAGCGGGGCATCGAAGGGAGCTTTGTTAGGGGGAGCAACGGGTGCAGCATCGGCGTTTTATGCTGCCGCATTGGGTCCGGCAGCGGCAACGGTAACAGCCGGGATGGCGCTCTCTGCCTTTATGCCGCCGATGTTACTAATCGGTGGAACAATCGGAGTCGTCTCAGCAGCATTGAAGTTTAAATCCGAAAAAAGCATGGCGGAAAAAAATATTGATGACATTTTCAAAAATGCAAAACAACAATTTAAAAAAGAGTTGTTCAATTCGATAAGTGAGAAATATGTGAAGCAAGATGAACAAATTTTAGAAAAAATCGATGCTTTGCTGATTAACTCTTTTGCCAATGGTGTCAGCACGGCTCAAATAGTATTCTTGAAGATGAAATTGGAAAAATATCTTTTTGAAGTAAAAAAGCATATCGAAGAGCTTAAATTGATTGAAGTATAA
- a CDS encoding helix-turn-helix domain-containing protein, which translates to MDEIYGMIKDLRLKNGLTLKQLSEKTELSVSFLSQVERGTSSLAITSLKKIADALGVKITEFFESESNPNYMVKASEHKPFKIERSEFTYTRLSGDFMSRSIEPLLVTLSPNQKQTQDYSHPGEEFYYVLKGGAVFNIDGTDYFMRQGDSIHFPSSCQHNIENPFAEETVLLCVLTPVIF; encoded by the coding sequence ATGGATGAAATTTATGGAATGATAAAAGATTTACGGTTAAAGAATGGACTTACGTTGAAACAACTAAGCGAGAAGACAGAGCTGTCTGTTAGTTTTCTTTCTCAAGTAGAAAGAGGGACTTCATCGCTGGCAATCACTTCATTGAAGAAAATTGCGGATGCCTTGGGTGTAAAAATCACCGAGTTTTTTGAAAGTGAAAGCAATCCAAATTACATGGTAAAGGCAAGTGAGCATAAGCCGTTTAAGATAGAACGGTCAGAGTTTACCTATACACGATTGAGCGGAGATTTTATGTCGAGGAGCATCGAGCCGCTGCTTGTCACGCTTTCACCAAATCAAAAACAGACTCAAGATTATAGCCATCCAGGGGAAGAGTTTTATTATGTACTGAAAGGTGGGGCTGTCTTTAACATCGATGGAACGGATTATTTTATGAGGCAGGGGGATTCCATTCATTTTCCGTCCAGCTGCCAGCATAATATTGAAAACCCATTCGCTGAAGAAACAGTTTTATTGTGTGTGCTAACGCCAGTCATTTTTTGA
- a CDS encoding hydantoinase/oxoprolinase family protein, with protein MRVATDIGGTFTDLVYVDGNGEIGVAKSHTTPPRFEQGVMDVIEKSGIDPSAIQTFIHGTTVIINALTERKGVKTGLITTKGFRDVLEIARGNRPDLFNVRYQKPVPFVERYLRHEVEERLNYKGEVLTELNMEQVKEVVSIFKKEKVEAIAVSYLHSYINPRHEIETVELIKELWPEIAVTASHEVTKEWREYERTNTTVLNSYVKPIAASYVNRLQSKLSEGKAYSHNYIMQSNGGTTTFDSAKETPINMVESGPVAGIYGAAVLGELLGEENIIAFDIGGTTAKCSLINNGEVKVSTDYFIEKDERNAGYPIKVPVVDIVEIGNGGGSIAWIDEAGSLKVGPQSAGALPGPVAYGLGGTEPTTTDANLITGRLSPDNFDYNVNLDLVKDAIKKKVSDQYDLTVEEGALGIIRIANSNMLNALKLISVRKGHNPRDFVLVAFGGGGSMHALALAKDLGVKKVIVPVASSVFSAWGMLMTDLRHDYIQTFIKRLMNVDIAELNNEWRTLETNAYEQFDNEGLEEGKVLFTRFADMRYLGQEHAVKVPVPNGEWTEESITEITERFHQLHEKNFTFKLEETPVEIVNLHLTSFGQVKKPELKKLVGLTGSIEEAIKEARLVYYENEGWLTTKIYKRSLLPPGVQLEGPAIIEEPSASTVIYPDQTLTVDEYGNLLIDTGVE; from the coding sequence ATGCGAGTAGCAACTGATATTGGCGGTACTTTTACTGATTTGGTTTATGTGGATGGCAATGGAGAAATTGGTGTAGCGAAAAGTCATACGACACCTCCTCGATTCGAGCAAGGTGTCATGGATGTAATTGAAAAAAGTGGAATCGATCCAAGTGCCATTCAAACATTCATTCATGGCACGACAGTCATCATCAATGCATTGACAGAAAGAAAAGGTGTGAAAACAGGGTTGATCACGACCAAAGGTTTTCGGGATGTTCTTGAAATAGCTCGAGGAAATCGCCCTGATTTATTTAATGTTCGTTATCAAAAGCCCGTTCCATTTGTTGAACGTTACTTGAGGCATGAAGTTGAGGAACGGCTAAATTACAAAGGGGAAGTTCTGACCGAGTTGAATATGGAACAAGTGAAAGAGGTTGTATCCATCTTTAAAAAGGAAAAGGTTGAAGCCATAGCTGTTTCATACTTGCATTCTTACATAAATCCGCGTCACGAAATTGAAACAGTGGAATTGATTAAAGAGCTTTGGCCCGAAATTGCCGTGACTGCTTCGCATGAGGTTACAAAGGAGTGGAGGGAATATGAGCGGACAAATACGACTGTCCTAAATTCATATGTTAAACCGATTGCTGCTTCTTATGTAAACCGCCTTCAGTCGAAATTGTCAGAAGGAAAAGCATACAGCCACAACTATATCATGCAATCCAATGGTGGTACGACGACCTTCGATAGTGCAAAGGAAACCCCGATTAATATGGTGGAATCCGGTCCGGTTGCCGGTATTTATGGAGCGGCGGTTCTTGGGGAATTACTGGGTGAAGAGAATATCATCGCCTTTGATATTGGGGGGACTACCGCTAAATGCTCGCTCATCAATAATGGAGAAGTGAAGGTCTCGACCGACTACTTTATTGAGAAAGATGAACGCAATGCCGGTTATCCCATTAAAGTCCCTGTAGTTGATATTGTGGAGATCGGGAATGGCGGCGGCTCCATCGCTTGGATTGATGAAGCCGGGTCATTGAAGGTTGGTCCGCAATCTGCAGGTGCACTTCCGGGACCTGTGGCATATGGATTAGGAGGGACAGAGCCGACGACGACCGATGCTAATTTAATCACAGGCAGGTTGTCCCCGGATAACTTTGACTACAATGTAAATTTGGATCTGGTGAAGGATGCCATCAAGAAAAAGGTTTCCGATCAGTATGACTTAACGGTTGAAGAAGGGGCACTTGGAATCATTCGAATTGCCAATTCCAATATGCTCAATGCTCTAAAGTTAATATCTGTTCGTAAAGGACATAATCCAAGAGATTTTGTATTGGTTGCTTTCGGCGGGGGAGGCTCCATGCATGCATTAGCTTTGGCAAAGGATCTGGGAGTGAAGAAGGTCATTGTTCCTGTTGCCTCGTCTGTCTTCTCGGCCTGGGGAATGTTGATGACAGATTTAAGACATGATTATATTCAAACTTTTATCAAGAGGCTGATGAATGTTGACATTGCTGAATTAAATAATGAATGGCGGACACTTGAGACAAACGCATATGAACAGTTTGACAACGAAGGACTTGAAGAAGGCAAGGTTTTGTTTACCCGTTTTGCGGACATGAGGTATCTGGGTCAGGAACATGCTGTCAAGGTTCCTGTACCGAACGGGGAATGGACAGAAGAGAGCATTACTGAAATCACTGAACGATTCCATCAACTTCATGAGAAGAATTTCACATTTAAATTAGAGGAAACCCCTGTAGAAATTGTCAACCTGCATTTAACATCATTCGGACAGGTGAAAAAGCCTGAATTGAAAAAGCTTGTTGGACTGACTGGATCGATTGAAGAAGCGATTAAAGAAGCTCGTCTAGTATACTACGAAAATGAGGGCTGGTTAACTACTAAGATTTACAAGCGAAGCTTACTGCCTCCTGGCGTTCAACTAGAAGGGCCGGCCATCATCGAAGAACCATCCGCATCGACTGTCATTTATCCCGATCAGACATTAACTGTAGACGAATATGGAAATTTACTAATTGATACAGGGGTGGAATAA
- a CDS encoding hydantoinase B/oxoprolinase family protein has product MEQLKTKIDPFTLEIVKDSLIAIGDEMFIALARTSMSPIIYEVLDYASGLMDSKGQLLTQGNGVTGFIGMLSFMVKETLKKFGAEDLKPGDIIIINDPYGGGGSHLSDVGLVMPIFHEGELIAFSANKAHWTEVGGKDPGSFSNDATEIFQEGLQFPCLKLFNEGNVNEAVVDIIRSNVRFPELSLGDMWAQVASLKTGEKRVMELCSKHGKDVVKKSIEHLLNHGEKMARRELKKLPNGTYTASDFIDDDGFGNGPFEIKVKVTIGDDKFIADFRGSHPQVPGPINCSYTALVSAVRTIFLAVTNPSQDVNDGVFRTLEVITDEKSVLSAERPAPVSIYWESMLAGADLIWKALAPVIPERLSAGHLLSVCAVVLSGLHQDTKEPFLIVEPSVGGWGASEGQDGEKGQFCIGDGETYNVPIEVAETRYGVMIDEYSLNTDGAGAGKYIGGSGVVRSYRALTDNQMASVTFGRNKFLPWGFNGGHEGSGNKFFVIKANGEEDGPHAIYPRYPLNKGDVVKLVTASGGGYGNPYKRKPERVSQDVKNGYISIKQAEEVFGVIVNPENYTVKGITKDRENMGA; this is encoded by the coding sequence ATGGAACAGCTTAAAACAAAGATTGATCCATTTACGTTGGAAATTGTGAAAGATTCATTGATTGCCATAGGGGATGAGATGTTCATAGCTCTTGCCAGAACATCCATGAGCCCGATCATTTATGAAGTATTGGATTATGCAAGCGGGTTGATGGATTCAAAAGGGCAATTGTTGACCCAAGGGAATGGTGTAACTGGGTTCATCGGGATGCTTTCGTTTATGGTGAAAGAAACTCTTAAGAAATTTGGGGCTGAAGATTTGAAGCCGGGTGACATTATCATTATCAATGATCCTTATGGCGGAGGCGGATCGCATCTGTCGGACGTAGGGTTGGTCATGCCGATTTTTCACGAAGGGGAGCTTATCGCGTTTTCAGCTAATAAAGCGCATTGGACAGAGGTTGGCGGGAAGGACCCAGGTTCATTCAGTAATGATGCGACAGAAATTTTCCAGGAGGGACTTCAATTTCCATGCCTGAAACTATTCAATGAGGGGAACGTCAATGAGGCGGTTGTCGATATTATCAGATCCAATGTCCGTTTTCCAGAACTTTCACTGGGGGATATGTGGGCACAAGTGGCCTCATTGAAAACAGGCGAGAAAAGAGTGATGGAATTATGCAGCAAGCATGGGAAGGACGTCGTTAAGAAATCCATTGAGCACCTGTTGAATCATGGGGAGAAAATGGCACGCAGGGAATTGAAAAAGCTCCCGAATGGAACGTATACAGCATCGGATTTCATTGATGATGACGGTTTTGGAAACGGCCCATTTGAAATCAAAGTAAAAGTTACGATAGGAGATGACAAATTCATTGCCGACTTCCGAGGGAGTCATCCTCAAGTGCCTGGACCCATCAACTGTTCCTACACAGCGCTCGTTTCAGCGGTCAGAACCATTTTTCTAGCGGTGACAAACCCTTCGCAGGATGTGAATGATGGTGTGTTCAGAACTTTGGAAGTGATCACAGATGAAAAATCTGTCCTTTCTGCAGAACGTCCGGCACCAGTATCGATTTATTGGGAAAGTATGCTTGCAGGAGCTGATTTAATCTGGAAAGCACTCGCGCCGGTGATACCTGAACGTTTATCAGCGGGACATTTATTATCCGTTTGTGCGGTCGTGTTATCAGGTCTTCATCAAGATACGAAAGAGCCTTTTCTGATTGTTGAACCTTCCGTTGGCGGTTGGGGTGCATCTGAGGGGCAGGACGGAGAGAAGGGGCAATTTTGTATAGGTGATGGAGAAACATACAATGTGCCGATTGAAGTAGCTGAAACCCGTTATGGAGTTATGATTGACGAATACAGTTTGAATACGGATGGGGCCGGGGCTGGTAAGTACATTGGCGGTTCAGGCGTTGTGCGATCTTATCGAGCCTTGACTGATAATCAGATGGCGTCTGTGACGTTTGGAAGAAATAAATTTTTACCGTGGGGATTCAACGGCGGCCATGAAGGATCAGGGAACAAATTTTTTGTCATCAAAGCGAACGGGGAAGAGGACGGCCCTCATGCCATTTATCCACGTTATCCTTTGAACAAAGGGGATGTTGTGAAGCTAGTGACCGCTTCTGGTGGAGGGTATGGAAATCCATATAAACGAAAACCTGAACGAGTTTCCCAAGATGTGAAAAATGGCTACATTTCTATTAAACAAGCAGAGGAAGTCTTTGGTGTAATTGTGAACCCTGAAAACTACACGGTGAAAGGCATAACAAAAGACAGAGAGAATATGGGGGCATAA
- a CDS encoding cupin domain-containing protein, with protein MDVLTINQINPSQESPVPLRTVFEEKIREGMAVSMGTVTIPPGKRVPLQGVSNHIQNEYSIIVKGSILTECGGKTYRVSSGDATFIRAGEEHIAYNDGKEDCEVIWMLVG; from the coding sequence ATGGACGTTTTAACGATCAATCAAATCAATCCCAGCCAAGAATCGCCAGTTCCTTTACGTACAGTCTTCGAAGAAAAAATAAGGGAAGGCATGGCGGTTTCGATGGGAACCGTTACAATTCCCCCTGGCAAAAGGGTTCCCCTCCAAGGGGTTTCCAATCACATACAGAATGAATATTCCATCATTGTAAAAGGGAGCATTTTAACCGAATGTGGTGGAAAAACATACCGGGTTTCCAGTGGTGATGCAACTTTTATCCGTGCTGGAGAAGAACATATCGCCTATAACGATGGAAAAGAAGATTGTGAAGTCATCTGGATGTTGGTCGGTTAA